Proteins encoded together in one Nocardioides marinisabuli window:
- the uvrA gene encoding excinuclease ABC subunit UvrA — MPHDPSDHFVHVRGASEHNLRHVDVDVPRDAMVAFTGVSGSGKSSLAFGTIYAEAQRRYFESVAPYARRLLQQVGAPHVQEITGLPPAVALQQRRGAPSSRSSVGTLTTLSNLLRMLYSRAGTYPEGAARLGAEAFSPNTAAGACPECHGLGEVHDVAEDLLVPDPSLSIRDGAIGAWPGAWQGKNLLRVVKAVGIDVDAPWHTLAEKDRDWLLYTDEQPRVLVDRRGEPDDSTGRDYHGTFWSARKHVRHVLADTKSQMMRDKAMRFVRAVSCATCAGTGLQPASLAVTFRGHSIAEVNALSFLELVALLRPVAELDEAGAATSSAESGEATEVAVRLCADLVSRVEVLLDLGLGYLSLGRSSTTLSPGEAQRLRIATQLRSGLFGVVYVLDEPSAGLHPADAEPLLDVLDRLKEAGNSLFVVEHDLDVVRRADWVVDIGPGAGEGGGQVLYSGPVAGLEHVEESVTGAHLFGRVEPEQRQRRTPHGWLHLRGISRHNLDDLSVDLPLCALTAVTGVSGSGKSTLVTQVLAELVRRHLGQAPDDAEDDALEIDVDDATGLESFDRLVRVDQRPIGRTPRSNLATYTGLFDAVRKLYAATPEARERGYGAGRFSFNVAEGRCETCQGEGFVSVELLFMPGTYAPCPACGGARYNDETLEVRHRGLSIADVLALSVDEAAEVLDDVPAAARSLATLREVGLGYLRLGQPATELSGGEAQRIKLATELQRARRGHALYLLDEPTAGLHPADIALLVAQLHRLVDAGNTVVVVEHDLATVAGADWVVDLGPAGGDGGGRVVATGTPDDVAAAEGSATAPYLARHLQERAGTT, encoded by the coding sequence GTGCCCCACGACCCGAGCGACCACTTCGTCCACGTCCGCGGCGCCAGCGAGCACAACCTGCGGCACGTCGACGTCGACGTGCCGCGCGACGCGATGGTCGCCTTCACCGGGGTCTCCGGCTCGGGCAAGTCGTCGCTGGCCTTCGGCACGATCTACGCCGAGGCGCAGCGCCGCTACTTCGAGTCGGTCGCGCCGTACGCCCGCCGCCTGCTGCAGCAGGTCGGGGCGCCGCACGTGCAGGAGATCACCGGCCTGCCGCCGGCGGTGGCGCTGCAGCAGCGCCGCGGGGCGCCCAGCTCGCGCTCCAGCGTCGGCACCCTGACGACGCTGTCCAACCTGCTGCGGATGCTCTACTCGCGCGCCGGCACCTACCCCGAGGGCGCGGCGCGGCTGGGGGCCGAGGCGTTCTCGCCCAACACCGCCGCCGGCGCCTGCCCCGAGTGCCACGGGCTGGGGGAGGTCCACGACGTCGCCGAGGACCTGCTCGTGCCCGACCCGTCGCTGAGCATCCGCGACGGCGCGATCGGCGCCTGGCCCGGTGCGTGGCAGGGCAAGAACCTGCTGCGGGTCGTCAAGGCGGTCGGCATCGACGTCGACGCGCCCTGGCACACGCTGGCCGAGAAGGACCGCGACTGGCTGCTCTACACCGACGAGCAGCCCCGGGTCCTGGTCGACCGGCGCGGCGAGCCCGACGACTCCACCGGCCGCGACTACCACGGCACCTTCTGGAGCGCCCGCAAGCACGTGCGCCACGTGCTGGCCGACACCAAGAGCCAGATGATGCGCGACAAGGCGATGCGCTTCGTGCGCGCCGTCAGCTGCGCGACCTGCGCGGGCACCGGTCTGCAGCCGGCCTCGCTGGCCGTCACCTTCCGCGGGCACTCGATCGCCGAGGTCAACGCGCTCTCCTTCCTCGAGCTCGTCGCGCTGCTGCGGCCGGTCGCCGAGCTCGACGAGGCCGGTGCCGCGACCTCGTCGGCCGAGTCGGGGGAGGCCACCGAGGTGGCCGTGCGGCTGTGCGCCGACCTCGTCTCGCGGGTCGAGGTGCTGCTCGACCTCGGCCTGGGCTACCTCTCGCTGGGGCGCAGCTCGACCACCCTGTCGCCGGGCGAGGCGCAGCGGCTGCGGATCGCCACCCAGCTGCGCTCGGGCCTCTTCGGGGTCGTCTACGTGCTCGACGAGCCGTCGGCGGGCCTGCACCCGGCCGACGCGGAGCCGCTGCTCGACGTGCTCGACCGGCTCAAGGAGGCCGGCAACTCGCTCTTCGTCGTCGAGCACGACCTCGACGTCGTGCGCCGCGCCGACTGGGTCGTCGACATCGGGCCCGGCGCCGGCGAGGGCGGCGGGCAGGTGCTCTACTCCGGGCCGGTCGCCGGTCTCGAGCACGTCGAGGAGTCGGTCACCGGCGCCCACCTCTTCGGCCGGGTCGAGCCCGAGCAGCGCCAGCGCCGCACGCCGCACGGCTGGCTGCACCTGCGCGGCATCAGCCGCCACAACCTCGACGACCTCTCGGTCGACCTGCCGCTGTGCGCCCTCACCGCCGTCACCGGGGTCTCGGGGTCGGGCAAGTCGACGCTGGTCACCCAGGTCCTCGCCGAGCTGGTGCGCCGCCACCTGGGCCAGGCCCCCGACGACGCCGAGGACGACGCCCTCGAGATCGACGTCGACGACGCCACCGGGCTGGAGTCCTTCGACCGGCTGGTGCGCGTCGACCAGCGACCCATCGGCCGGACCCCGCGCTCGAACCTGGCCACCTACACCGGGCTCTTCGACGCGGTCCGCAAGCTGTACGCCGCCACGCCCGAGGCGCGCGAGCGCGGCTACGGCGCCGGCCGGTTCTCCTTCAACGTCGCCGAGGGCCGCTGCGAGACCTGCCAGGGCGAGGGGTTCGTCTCCGTCGAGCTGCTCTTCATGCCCGGCACCTACGCCCCGTGCCCCGCCTGCGGGGGTGCCCGCTACAACGACGAGACGCTCGAGGTCCGCCACCGCGGCCTGAGCATCGCCGACGTGCTGGCCCTCTCCGTCGACGAGGCCGCCGAGGTGCTGGACGACGTGCCGGCGGCGGCCCGCAGCCTGGCCACCCTGCGCGAGGTCGGGCTGGGCTACCTGCGCCTGGGCCAGCCGGCCACCGAGCTCAGCGGCGGCGAGGCGCAGCGGATCAAGCTCGCCACCGAGCTGCAGCGCGCGCGCCGCGGGCACGCCCTCTACCTCCTCGACGAGCCGACCGCGGGGCTGCACCCGGCCGACATCGCGCTGCTCGTGGCCCAGCTGCACCGTCTCGTCGACGCCGGCAACACCGTGGTCGTGGTCGAGCACGACCTGGCCACCGTCGCCGGCGCCGACTGGGTCGTGGACCTCGGACCCGCCGGCGGCGACGGCGGCGGGCGGGTGGTGGCCACCGGCACCCCCGACGACGTCGCGGCGGCCGAGGGCAGCGCCACCGCGCCGTACCTGGCCCGGCACCTGCAGGAGCGGGCCGGCACGACGTAG
- a CDS encoding HIT family protein → MTDCVFCSIVAGDTEADLVLETEDLVGFLDQRPVFKGHVLLVPRRHVVTLPDLPAALRDPFLAAAQRIAGAVVDELGAQGSFVAINNTVSQSVPHLHLHVVPRTKGDGLRGFFWPRQKYADGERAAYAARLRAALD, encoded by the coding sequence ATGACCGACTGCGTCTTCTGCAGCATCGTCGCCGGCGACACGGAGGCCGACCTCGTCCTCGAGACCGAGGACCTGGTCGGCTTCCTCGACCAGCGGCCCGTCTTCAAGGGCCACGTGCTGCTGGTGCCGCGCCGGCACGTGGTGACCCTGCCCGACCTGCCGGCGGCCCTGCGGGACCCGTTCCTGGCCGCGGCGCAGCGCATCGCCGGCGCCGTCGTCGACGAGCTCGGGGCGCAGGGCAGCTTCGTGGCGATCAACAACACCGTCAGCCAGTCGGTGCCCCACCTGCACCTGCACGTGGTGCCCCGCACCAAGGGCGACGGCCTGCGCGGCTTCTTCTGGCCGCGCCAGAAGTACGCCGACGGTGAGCGGGCGGCGTACGCCGCGAGACTGCGCGCAGCCCTCGACTGA
- a CDS encoding M15 family metallopeptidase: MPVTATDESGAATAQVEAARAPKDNRVRATYDGDETHEGSSTGLVRLALRRRNADVRLRGPGSVVDEQSVVLRVRVTTGAGDPVEGPVQLLRRAGRRWVEERALRLDERGRADAEVAPRVDTRYRARLAQRPWLARGTSTVHRLDNRPPGTPVRLPAGAPSPRRSLPAQARAVGEGPNAEVSRIPGGVWKQMTGRSWHAGCPVGRDSLRLLRINYWGYDGYRHRGELVAHADAVGRMSRALSGMYARELPIRSMYRVDRFGWSKRLQGADDHASMAAGNTSAFNCRQVVGRPGVRSPHSWGRSLDLNPWENPYRTSGGWLPTGWWVGRDHPEVAWRSGSHAVVALLRTHTLRWTYGTADAHHFDARAAGRTAGRGDRPDLPPECDHVVCH; encoded by the coding sequence GTGCCGGTCACGGCGACCGACGAGAGCGGCGCGGCCACCGCCCAGGTCGAGGCGGCGCGGGCGCCGAAGGACAACCGGGTGCGGGCGACGTACGACGGCGACGAGACGCACGAGGGCTCGAGCACCGGGCTGGTGCGCCTGGCGCTGCGCCGGCGCAACGCCGACGTGCGGCTGCGCGGGCCCGGCAGCGTCGTCGACGAGCAGTCGGTGGTGCTGCGGGTGCGGGTGACCACGGGAGCCGGCGACCCGGTCGAGGGGCCGGTGCAGCTGCTGCGGCGCGCCGGGAGGCGCTGGGTCGAGGAGCGGGCCCTGCGCCTCGACGAGCGCGGCCGGGCTGACGCCGAGGTCGCCCCGCGCGTCGACACCCGCTACCGGGCCAGGCTCGCGCAGCGGCCGTGGCTGGCTCGGGGCACCAGCACGGTCCACCGCCTCGACAACCGCCCGCCGGGCACCCCGGTGCGCCTGCCCGCGGGCGCACCAAGCCCGCGCCGCTCGCTGCCGGCCCAGGCCCGAGCGGTGGGGGAGGGCCCCAACGCCGAGGTCTCGCGGATCCCCGGCGGGGTGTGGAAGCAGATGACCGGCCGCAGCTGGCACGCCGGGTGCCCCGTGGGGCGCGACTCGCTGCGGCTGCTGCGCATCAACTACTGGGGCTACGACGGCTACCGCCACCGCGGCGAGCTCGTCGCCCACGCCGACGCCGTGGGGCGGATGAGCCGTGCGCTGAGCGGCATGTACGCCCGCGAGCTGCCGATCCGCTCGATGTACCGCGTCGACCGCTTCGGCTGGTCGAAGCGGCTGCAGGGCGCCGACGACCACGCCTCGATGGCCGCCGGCAACACCTCGGCCTTCAACTGCCGCCAGGTCGTGGGTCGGCCCGGGGTGCGCTCGCCGCACTCGTGGGGCCGCTCGCTCGACCTCAACCCGTGGGAGAACCCCTACCGGACCTCCGGCGGCTGGCTGCCCACCGGCTGGTGGGTCGGGCGCGACCACCCCGAGGTCGCCTGGCGCTCGGGCTCGCACGCCGTCGTGGCGCTGCTGCGCACCCACACGCTGCGCTGGACCTACGGCACCGCCGACGCCCACCACTTCGACGCGCGCGCCGCCGGCCGGACCGCCGGTCGCGGGGACCGGCCCGACCTGCCGCCCGAGTGCGACCACGTGGTCTGCCACTGA
- a CDS encoding FadR/GntR family transcriptional regulator: MATMHEEVLSSLGPRIVDGSLAEGSTITLEWLGCEYAVSRTVAREVVQVLASMNLVESRRRTGIRIRPRTEWHSYDPAVVRWRLEGTQRSAHLQELSQLRAAVEPASAALAAERAGTEDGEELLRLAREMETTGAAGDLLAFLEHDVEFHRRLLHLSGNQMFAGLCDVVEEVLRGRTDHDLMPAHPKPEARRLHLLVAQAVAAGEPESAREAMTAICTEVLRATGATGPGPQSSSAEPIV, from the coding sequence ATGGCGACGATGCACGAGGAGGTCCTCTCGAGCCTGGGCCCACGCATCGTCGACGGCTCCCTGGCCGAGGGCTCGACGATCACGCTGGAGTGGCTGGGCTGCGAGTACGCCGTCTCGCGCACCGTGGCGCGCGAGGTCGTGCAGGTGCTGGCGTCGATGAACCTCGTCGAGAGCCGGCGCCGCACCGGCATCCGCATCCGGCCCCGCACGGAGTGGCACTCCTACGACCCCGCGGTGGTGCGCTGGCGCCTCGAGGGGACGCAGCGCAGCGCCCACCTGCAGGAGCTCTCGCAGCTGCGGGCCGCGGTCGAGCCGGCCTCGGCCGCGCTGGCGGCCGAGCGCGCCGGCACCGAGGACGGCGAGGAGCTGCTGCGCCTGGCCCGAGAGATGGAGACGACCGGGGCCGCCGGCGACCTGCTGGCCTTCCTCGAGCACGACGTCGAGTTCCACCGGCGGCTGCTGCACCTGTCGGGCAACCAGATGTTCGCGGGGCTCTGCGACGTGGTCGAGGAGGTGCTGCGCGGGCGCACCGACCACGACCTGATGCCGGCGCACCCCAAGCCCGAGGCCCGGCGGCTGCACCTGCTGGTGGCGCAGGCGGTCGCCGCCGGGGAGCCCGAGTCGGCCCGGGAGGCGATGACCGCGATCTGCACCGAGGTGCTGCGGGCCACCGGCGCCACGGGGCCTGGGCCTCAGAGCTCGTCGGCCGAACCGATCGTGTAG
- a CDS encoding DUF3048 domain-containing protein, with the protein MRTARTRPALRRRPHRPLRAAAVVAVACLGLAACSSDEGGGDEPAAEGPESQKVSKGATIDATWPLTGLSVTGSESAAQDHPVMVVKMDNTPSSAPQRGLGSADLVVEELVEGGVTRLAAFYYSDIPGTVGPVRSMRASDIGIVAPADAAVVTSGAAPVTLQRVRGAGITFFSEGAKGFFRDNSRAAPYNLFTDLAATTTLVEGEEARPDDYLPWGEAEDLPKGKPATSLAADFGSQTTTWSHGPKGWTNTNSFAAADDRFPADTVLVLRVQVGDAGYRDPAGNPVPETKLEGKGQALLFHDGRVVSGQWSKATLEAPLALSVRGKKLTVPAGRTWVELVPAASGAVSYSP; encoded by the coding sequence GTGCGCACTGCCCGCACCCGACCGGCCCTGCGCCGCCGACCGCACCGCCCCCTGCGGGCGGCGGCGGTGGTCGCCGTCGCCTGCCTGGGACTGGCCGCCTGCTCCTCCGACGAGGGTGGGGGCGACGAGCCCGCCGCCGAGGGCCCCGAGAGCCAGAAGGTCAGCAAGGGCGCCACCATCGACGCGACCTGGCCGCTGACCGGGCTGTCGGTGACCGGCTCGGAGTCGGCCGCCCAGGACCACCCGGTGATGGTGGTCAAGATGGACAACACGCCCTCCAGCGCCCCGCAGCGCGGGCTGGGCTCGGCCGACCTCGTGGTCGAAGAGCTCGTCGAGGGCGGGGTCACCCGGCTCGCGGCGTTCTACTACTCCGACATCCCCGGCACCGTCGGCCCGGTGCGGTCGATGCGGGCCAGCGACATCGGCATCGTGGCGCCGGCCGACGCGGCCGTCGTGACCAGCGGCGCCGCCCCGGTCACCCTGCAGCGGGTGCGCGGGGCCGGCATCACGTTCTTCTCCGAGGGCGCCAAGGGCTTCTTCCGCGACAACAGCCGCGCGGCGCCGTACAACCTCTTCACCGACCTCGCCGCCACCACCACCCTGGTCGAGGGCGAGGAGGCGCGCCCCGACGACTACCTGCCGTGGGGCGAGGCCGAGGACCTGCCGAAGGGCAAGCCGGCGACCTCGCTGGCCGCCGACTTCGGCAGCCAGACCACCACCTGGAGCCACGGGCCGAAGGGCTGGACCAACACCAACTCCTTCGCCGCCGCCGACGACCGGTTCCCGGCCGACACGGTGCTGGTGCTGCGCGTGCAGGTCGGCGACGCCGGCTACCGCGACCCGGCCGGCAACCCGGTGCCCGAGACGAAGCTCGAGGGCAAGGGCCAGGCGCTGCTCTTCCACGACGGCCGCGTGGTGAGCGGGCAGTGGTCGAAGGCGACGCTCGAGGCGCCGCTCGCGCTCAGCGTGCGCGGCAAGAAGCTGACGGTGCCCGCGGGTCGTACGTGGGTCGAGCTCGTGCCCGCCGCGTCCGGCGCCGTGAGCTACTCGCCGTAG
- a CDS encoding glycerophosphodiester phosphodiesterase yields MTSRTSRFPLPSTAPTTRLATGLLGGLSAVLAGSLLLAPGAAAAPDQRTRAVEQLATPVVVAHRGASGYRPEHTLAAYRLAIRLGADYIEPDLVSTRDGVLVARHENEISGTTDVADHPEFADRRTTRTIDGRETTGWFTEDFTLAELRTLRAVERLPGVRPDNTRYDGRFTVPTFTEVLRLVRRESKRTGRTIGVAPETKHPTYFDSAGLSLEEPLLAALERFDLDQKRSKVLIQSFETTNLREIAALTKAPVEQLMSGSGAPYDLVAAGDDTTYADLATPAGLAEVATYADWIGPEKSMVVPRTADGAAGEPTALVDDAHAAGLRVVVYTVRDENQFMPTTYRRGVDPDAKGDVFAEITDLLDAGIDGLFADHPDSGVFARDEWVRDRG; encoded by the coding sequence ATGACCTCTCGGACATCTCGGTTCCCCCTGCCCTCCACCGCGCCGACCACCCGCCTGGCCACCGGCCTGCTCGGCGGTCTGAGCGCCGTCCTGGCCGGCTCCCTGCTGCTGGCCCCCGGTGCCGCGGCCGCCCCCGACCAGCGCACCCGTGCCGTCGAGCAGCTGGCCACGCCCGTCGTCGTGGCCCACCGCGGCGCCTCGGGCTACCGGCCCGAGCACACCCTCGCCGCCTACCGCCTCGCGATCCGGCTCGGCGCCGACTACATCGAGCCCGACCTCGTCTCGACCCGCGACGGCGTGCTGGTGGCCCGCCACGAGAACGAGATCTCGGGCACCACCGACGTCGCCGACCACCCGGAGTTCGCCGACCGGCGCACGACCCGCACCATCGACGGCCGCGAGACCACCGGCTGGTTCACCGAGGACTTCACCCTCGCCGAGCTGCGCACCCTGCGTGCGGTCGAGCGGCTGCCCGGCGTCCGCCCCGACAACACCCGCTACGACGGCCGCTTCACGGTGCCCACCTTCACCGAGGTGCTGCGGTTGGTACGCCGGGAGTCCAAGCGCACCGGACGCACGATCGGCGTCGCGCCCGAGACCAAGCACCCCACCTACTTCGACTCCGCCGGGCTCAGCCTGGAGGAGCCGCTGCTGGCGGCCCTGGAGCGCTTCGACCTGGACCAGAAGCGCAGCAAGGTCCTCATCCAGTCCTTCGAGACCACCAACCTGCGCGAGATCGCCGCGCTGACCAAGGCCCCCGTCGAGCAGCTGATGAGCGGCTCGGGCGCCCCCTACGACCTCGTGGCCGCCGGCGACGACACGACGTACGCCGACCTCGCGACGCCGGCGGGCCTCGCCGAGGTCGCGACGTACGCCGACTGGATCGGCCCCGAGAAGTCGATGGTCGTGCCCCGCACCGCCGACGGGGCGGCCGGCGAGCCCACCGCCCTGGTCGACGACGCCCACGCCGCGGGCCTGCGGGTGGTCGTCTACACCGTGCGGGACGAGAACCAGTTCATGCCCACGACCTACCGCCGCGGGGTCGACCCCGACGCCAAGGGCGACGTCTTCGCCGAGATCACGGACCTGCTCGACGCCGGCATCGACGGCCTCTTCGCCGACCACCCCGACTCCGGCGTCTTCGCCCGCGACGAGTGGGTGCGCGACCGCGGCTAG
- a CDS encoding SDR family NAD(P)-dependent oxidoreductase, whose amino-acid sequence MGRFDGRVVVVTGGARGIGFGTATRFAEEGASVAIVDLDEAAASEAAGRLPLVDGAKAAGIGADVSNGDSVEAAVTRVVEELGGIHVVVNNAGITRDNLLFKMTEDDWDLVMNVHLKGAFLMTKAAQKHFVEQKYGKIVNISSVSALGNRGQANYSAAKMGIQGFTRTLGIELGPFGINANAVAPGFIATEMTDATAARLKMDVDEFRALSAEANPVKRVGFPEDIAAAVAFLASDEASYITGQTLYVDGGAKLG is encoded by the coding sequence ATGGGTCGTTTCGACGGACGCGTCGTCGTGGTCACCGGAGGCGCAAGAGGCATCGGCTTCGGCACCGCCACCCGTTTCGCCGAGGAGGGCGCCTCGGTCGCCATCGTCGACCTCGACGAGGCCGCCGCCTCCGAGGCCGCGGGCCGCCTGCCCCTCGTCGACGGTGCCAAGGCTGCCGGCATCGGCGCCGACGTGAGCAACGGCGACTCCGTCGAGGCCGCGGTCACCCGCGTCGTCGAGGAGCTCGGCGGCATCCACGTGGTGGTCAACAACGCCGGGATCACCCGCGACAACCTGCTCTTCAAGATGACCGAGGACGACTGGGACCTCGTCATGAACGTGCACCTCAAGGGCGCGTTCCTGATGACCAAGGCCGCCCAGAAGCACTTCGTGGAGCAGAAGTACGGCAAGATCGTGAACATCTCCAGCGTCTCGGCGCTGGGCAACCGCGGCCAGGCCAACTACTCCGCGGCCAAGATGGGCATCCAGGGCTTCACCCGCACCCTGGGCATCGAGCTGGGCCCCTTCGGCATCAACGCCAACGCCGTCGCGCCCGGCTTCATCGCCACCGAGATGACCGACGCCACCGCCGCCCGGCTCAAGATGGACGTCGACGAGTTCCGCGCCCTCTCGGCCGAGGCCAACCCGGTCAAGCGGGTCGGCTTCCCCGAGGACATCGCCGCGGCCGTGGCGTTCCTGGCCAGCGACGAGGCGTCGTACATCACCGGTCAGACGCTGTACGTCGACGGCGGCGCCAAGCTCGGCTGA
- a CDS encoding TetR/AcrR family transcriptional regulator yields the protein MPKPSVHKLVPKVPGVPGVGGTRRQQYSASTKRGLVDVAEQLFTQHGYAGTSLDAIVGGAEVTKGALYHHFSGKQALFEAVFERVEAEASRAIQKSLKENPDPWTKARAGLEAFLVVVQDPTYRRIVIQEGPSVLGYERFREQEERSTFANVLDIVRAVLEAGPWDLDEDMQQTFARIFFGAMSSAGEAVAGSDDAVAAAARVETAIGFIISGFQALADAGVELPESPEQPR from the coding sequence ATGCCGAAGCCCTCCGTCCACAAGCTGGTGCCCAAGGTGCCGGGCGTGCCCGGGGTCGGGGGCACCCGCCGACAGCAGTACTCCGCCTCGACCAAGCGCGGTCTGGTGGACGTCGCCGAGCAGCTCTTCACCCAGCACGGCTACGCCGGCACCTCCCTCGACGCCATCGTGGGCGGCGCCGAGGTGACCAAGGGCGCGCTCTACCACCACTTCTCGGGCAAGCAGGCGCTCTTCGAGGCCGTCTTCGAGCGCGTCGAGGCCGAGGCCTCGCGCGCCATCCAGAAGTCGCTCAAGGAGAACCCCGACCCGTGGACGAAGGCCCGGGCGGGCCTCGAGGCCTTCCTCGTGGTCGTCCAGGACCCGACGTACCGGCGCATCGTGATCCAGGAGGGGCCCTCGGTGCTCGGCTACGAGCGCTTCCGCGAGCAGGAGGAGCGCTCCACCTTCGCCAACGTGCTCGACATCGTGCGCGCCGTGCTCGAGGCCGGCCCGTGGGACCTCGACGAGGACATGCAGCAGACCTTCGCCCGGATCTTCTTCGGGGCGATGTCGTCGGCCGGCGAGGCCGTGGCCGGCTCCGACGACGCGGTCGCCGCCGCCGCTCGGGTCGAGACCGCGATCGGCTTCATCATCAGCGGCTTCCAGGCGCTGGCCGACGCGGGCGTCGAGCTGCCCGAGTCGCCCGAGCAGCCCCGGTGA
- a CDS encoding sodium:solute symporter family protein, with product MIGLDSAPFGAATAVGLIVFFYGGTFWVSSRIGKKQENADDYMTAGNRVGFGISAASMTATWIWASSMYASATSGYTYGISGPIHYGLWGALMILFIYPFGKRIRAVAPRAHTLAEVMYARHGRSSQLMLAGSNVVGSLISLMSNFIAGGVLISLLTPFGFIQGVVTVAAGVLLYTLWSGFRASVLTDFVQVIGMLGAVAVIVPVIFLAAGFPAAFETGAANLTPQQGSFFSSEAFLNQGAPYIAAVLAYAIGNQTIAQRLFAVRSDLIKPTFITATVGYGAMVIGVGMLGVLALYLGFEPEGGDSNNLIPGMAAQYLPPVLLAVFFVMIIGALSSTADSDLSALSSIVMTDVYGQNVAGKADADPRTMLLIGRATMVVATAAAVAFASLELNILDLLVFVGALWGALVFPVLASFYWDKVTNKAFTVSVVAALAAFLPVRFGWVPMTGPTGLLVDVLSVVGIGVVLGLMVFGFLGTRPAQVVGVLAMVVSAPFVIGFLHDYATLSGSLVAYAVSTVVCWAMSVGQEERFDFAHIAEATGDFDRAAPSDDDPHAFSEEIR from the coding sequence ATGATCGGGCTCGACTCGGCTCCGTTCGGCGCAGCGACGGCGGTCGGACTGATCGTCTTCTTCTACGGGGGCACCTTCTGGGTGTCCTCGCGGATCGGCAAGAAGCAGGAGAACGCCGACGACTACATGACGGCCGGCAACAGGGTCGGCTTCGGGATCTCGGCGGCCAGCATGACCGCGACCTGGATCTGGGCCTCGTCGATGTACGCCTCGGCGACCTCGGGCTACACCTACGGCATCTCGGGCCCCATCCACTACGGGCTGTGGGGGGCGCTGATGATCCTGTTCATCTACCCCTTCGGCAAGCGGATCCGCGCCGTCGCGCCGCGGGCGCACACCCTCGCCGAGGTGATGTACGCCCGCCACGGCCGCTCCAGCCAGCTGATGCTGGCCGGCTCCAACGTGGTCGGCAGCCTGATCAGCCTGATGTCGAACTTCATCGCCGGCGGCGTGCTGATCTCCCTGCTGACGCCGTTCGGCTTCATCCAGGGCGTGGTCACCGTGGCGGCCGGCGTCCTGCTCTACACGCTGTGGTCGGGCTTCCGGGCCTCGGTGCTCACCGACTTCGTGCAGGTGATCGGCATGCTGGGCGCGGTCGCGGTCATCGTCCCGGTCATCTTCCTCGCCGCCGGCTTCCCGGCCGCCTTCGAGACCGGGGCGGCCAACCTGACGCCCCAGCAGGGCAGCTTCTTCTCCAGCGAGGCGTTCCTCAACCAGGGCGCCCCCTACATCGCGGCGGTCCTGGCCTACGCGATCGGCAACCAGACGATCGCCCAGCGGCTCTTCGCAGTGCGCTCCGACCTGATCAAGCCGACCTTCATCACCGCGACCGTCGGCTACGGGGCCATGGTCATCGGCGTCGGCATGCTGGGCGTGCTGGCGCTCTACCTGGGCTTCGAGCCCGAGGGCGGCGACTCGAACAACCTGATCCCGGGCATGGCGGCGCAGTACCTGCCGCCGGTGCTGCTGGCGGTGTTCTTCGTGATGATCATCGGCGCGCTGTCCTCGACCGCCGACTCCGACCTCTCGGCGCTGTCCTCGATCGTGATGACCGACGTCTACGGGCAGAACGTGGCCGGCAAGGCCGACGCGGACCCGCGCACGATGCTGCTGATCGGGCGGGCCACCATGGTGGTGGCCACCGCGGCCGCGGTCGCCTTCGCCAGCCTCGAGCTGAACATCCTCGACCTGCTCGTCTTCGTCGGCGCGCTGTGGGGCGCCCTGGTGTTCCCGGTACTGGCGAGCTTCTACTGGGACAAGGTCACCAACAAGGCGTTCACCGTGTCGGTCGTGGCCGCGCTCGCGGCCTTCCTGCCGGTGCGCTTCGGGTGGGTCCCGATGACCGGGCCGACCGGGCTGCTGGTCGACGTCCTGAGCGTCGTGGGCATCGGGGTGGTGCTGGGGCTGATGGTCTTCGGCTTCCTCGGGACCCGCCCGGCCCAGGTCGTGGGGGTGCTCGCGATGGTGGTCTCGGCGCCCTTCGTGATCGGCTTCCTGCACGACTACGCCACGCTCAGCGGCTCGCTGGTGGCCTACGCGGTCAGCACCGTCGTGTGCTGGGCGATGTCGGTGGGCCAGGAGGAGCGCTTCGACTTCGCCCACATCGCCGAGGCCACCGGTGACTTCGACCGGGCCGCCCCCAGCGACGACGACCCGCACGCCTTCAGCGAGGAGATCCGATGA
- a CDS encoding putative transporter small subunit — MNPTALTLYVLIWPAVVAAVLFIIGRAFAREWAEARREGRDLV, encoded by the coding sequence ATGAACCCCACCGCCCTGACCCTCTACGTCCTGATCTGGCCCGCGGTGGTGGCCGCGGTCCTGTTCATCATCGGGCGGGCCTTCGCCCGGGAGTGGGCCGAGGCGCGTCGCGAGGGGCGCGACCTGGTCTGA